The proteins below come from a single Gossypium raimondii isolate GPD5lz chromosome 2, ASM2569854v1, whole genome shotgun sequence genomic window:
- the LOC105789294 gene encoding monooxygenase 2 isoform X1, protein MAMTTSHMPRPSFYNSQGIRFSQKPSWFRAQPRTKLNPSVNIKASAGVRKEDIVIVGAGIAGLATAVSLRRLGIGSVVLEQAASLRTGGTSLTLFKNGWRVLDAIGVADTLRGQFLEIQGMAVNSEDGRELRSFKFKDEDQTQEVRAVERRILLETLANELPPETVRFSSKLGKIQSSENGETLLQLTNGTTLLAKIVIGCDGIRSPIANWMGFSEPKYAGYSAFRGLGVYPDGQPFAANVNYIYGRGLRAGYVPVSPTKVYWFICYNSPSSPGPKITDPALLRKQAKELVNNWPEELIRLIDLSPDETISKTPLVDRWLWPGLSPPASTGKVVLVGDAWHPMTPNLGQGACCALEDSVILTRKLANAIKSGPAAIEGALRAYGEERWPRVFPLTVRANLVGSLLQWDNQLVCSIRNNIVIPKLVRLGPVLEHTNFECEPLKA, encoded by the exons ATGGCAATGACCACTTCCCATATGCCACGACCTTCTTTCTACAATTCTCAGGGTATCAGATTTTCACAGAAACCATCATGGTTCCGAGCTCAACCCAGAACCAAACTCAACCCCTCAGTCAACATTAAAGCTTCAGCTGGTGTACGAAAAGAAGATATCGTCATCGTCGGAGCTGGGATTGCTGGTCTCGCCACTGCAGTGTCTCTTCGCAG GCTAGGGATTGGGTCAGTGGTGCTTGAGCAAGCAGCGTCACTTAGAACTGGTGGAACCTCACTTACCCTTTTCAAGAATGGGTGGCGGGTATTGGATGCCATTGGTGTTGCTGATACTCTCAGGGGCCAATTTCTTGAAATTCAAGG GATGGCGGTGAATTCAGAAGATGGAAGGGAGTTACGCTCCTTCAAATTCAAAGACGAAGATCAAAC CCAAGAAGTTCGTGCTGTGGAGCGGAGAATACTACTGGAGACGCTTGCCAACGAGTTACCACCTGAGACAGTTCGGTTCTCTTCCAAGTTAGGAAAGATTCAATcgagtgaaaatggtgaaactCTTTTGCAACTTACCAATGGGACTACGTTGCTTGCAAAG ATTGTTATCGGTTGTGATGGAATTAGATCTCCGATAGCCAACTGGATGGGTTTCTCCGAGCCGAAGTATGCAGGATATAGTGCTTTCCGTGGACTTGGAGTTTATCCCGATGGGCAGCCATTTGCAGCAAATGTTAATTATATCTACGGAAGAGGTTTGCGTGCTGGATATGTCCCCGTGTCTCCTACAAAAGTTTACTGGTTTATCTGCTATAACAGTCCCTCCTCTCCAG GTCCAAAGATTACTGATCCAGCTTTGCTGAGGAAGCAAGCAAAGGAACTCGTAAACAACTGGCCTGAAGAGTTAATTAGATTGATTGATCTCAGCCCAGATGAGACAATCAGTAAAACCCCGCTTGTTGATCGTTGGTTATGGCCGGGTTTAAGCCCTCCTGCTTCAACCGGCAAAGTAGTGCTGGTTGGAGATGCTTGGCATCCGATGACTCCCAACCTCGGGCAAGGTGCTTGTTGTGCTTTAGAGGATTCTGTGATACTGACCAGGAAATTAGCTAATGCAATTAAATCTGGACCAGCAGCCATAGAAGGTGCTCTCAGGGCATATGGAGAAGAAAGATGGCCTCGGGTCTTTCCGTTAACCGTACGGGCAAATCTTGTTGGATCACTGTTGCAGTGGGATAATCAACTTGTCTGTTCTATTCGTAACAATATTGTCATACCTAAACTAGTTAGACTTGGACCAGTgcttgaacacacaaattttgaGTGTGAGCCTCTCAAAGCataa
- the LOC105789294 gene encoding monooxygenase 2 isoform X2 yields MAVNSEDGRELRSFKFKDEDQTQEVRAVERRILLETLANELPPETVRFSSKLGKIQSSENGETLLQLTNGTTLLAKIVIGCDGIRSPIANWMGFSEPKYAGYSAFRGLGVYPDGQPFAANVNYIYGRGLRAGYVPVSPTKVYWFICYNSPSSPGPKITDPALLRKQAKELVNNWPEELIRLIDLSPDETISKTPLVDRWLWPGLSPPASTGKVVLVGDAWHPMTPNLGQGACCALEDSVILTRKLANAIKSGPAAIEGALRAYGEERWPRVFPLTVRANLVGSLLQWDNQLVCSIRNNIVIPKLVRLGPVLEHTNFECEPLKA; encoded by the exons ATGGCGGTGAATTCAGAAGATGGAAGGGAGTTACGCTCCTTCAAATTCAAAGACGAAGATCAAAC CCAAGAAGTTCGTGCTGTGGAGCGGAGAATACTACTGGAGACGCTTGCCAACGAGTTACCACCTGAGACAGTTCGGTTCTCTTCCAAGTTAGGAAAGATTCAATcgagtgaaaatggtgaaactCTTTTGCAACTTACCAATGGGACTACGTTGCTTGCAAAG ATTGTTATCGGTTGTGATGGAATTAGATCTCCGATAGCCAACTGGATGGGTTTCTCCGAGCCGAAGTATGCAGGATATAGTGCTTTCCGTGGACTTGGAGTTTATCCCGATGGGCAGCCATTTGCAGCAAATGTTAATTATATCTACGGAAGAGGTTTGCGTGCTGGATATGTCCCCGTGTCTCCTACAAAAGTTTACTGGTTTATCTGCTATAACAGTCCCTCCTCTCCAG GTCCAAAGATTACTGATCCAGCTTTGCTGAGGAAGCAAGCAAAGGAACTCGTAAACAACTGGCCTGAAGAGTTAATTAGATTGATTGATCTCAGCCCAGATGAGACAATCAGTAAAACCCCGCTTGTTGATCGTTGGTTATGGCCGGGTTTAAGCCCTCCTGCTTCAACCGGCAAAGTAGTGCTGGTTGGAGATGCTTGGCATCCGATGACTCCCAACCTCGGGCAAGGTGCTTGTTGTGCTTTAGAGGATTCTGTGATACTGACCAGGAAATTAGCTAATGCAATTAAATCTGGACCAGCAGCCATAGAAGGTGCTCTCAGGGCATATGGAGAAGAAAGATGGCCTCGGGTCTTTCCGTTAACCGTACGGGCAAATCTTGTTGGATCACTGTTGCAGTGGGATAATCAACTTGTCTGTTCTATTCGTAACAATATTGTCATACCTAAACTAGTTAGACTTGGACCAGTgcttgaacacacaaattttgaGTGTGAGCCTCTCAAAGCataa